The following proteins come from a genomic window of Acidobacteriota bacterium:
- a CDS encoding trypsin-like peptidase domain-containing protein, whose protein sequence is MRIHGHLALVMLLGASAAPAQEPPQLSALSLALQRLAEKINPSVVQVFAASYSTPDRESDQSTLLTTQRTSGSGVILDPDGYIVTNAHVVAGAIRVQVELPVTAGDSRDVPRRSVLRPTGRTVGARVVAIDDETDLAVLKVDVKGLPALMFGDSDALKPGQIVMAFGSPLGLAASVSMGVVSAVARQLEPEDPMVYIQTDAPINPGSSGGPLVDTDGRVVGVNTLIYSQSGGNEGIGFAAPSNIVRNVFEQIRATGRVRRGEIAVDTQTITPVMAEGLGLAQDWGVIVAHVDPAGSGARAGLQVGDIVTSLDGKAMENGRQFRVNFYTRGVGDVVTLQVLRGERRLTLRVPVAERADDPMRFAGMVRPEDHLVAKLGILGLNMDERIAGMLPGLLHPEGVVVAAAAADAPISRQGALHPGDVVHALNGRAVTSLTGLRAALTALKPGAPAVLQIERDGRLMYLAFALE, encoded by the coding sequence ATGCGCATCCACGGTCACCTTGCGCTCGTCATGCTGCTCGGTGCCAGTGCCGCTCCGGCACAGGAGCCGCCACAGCTTTCCGCGCTGAGTCTCGCGTTGCAGCGGTTGGCCGAGAAGATCAACCCGTCAGTCGTGCAGGTATTCGCCGCTTCGTATTCCACACCCGACCGCGAATCCGACCAGAGCACGCTGCTCACCACGCAGCGCACGAGCGGCTCCGGGGTCATCCTCGATCCGGACGGCTACATCGTGACGAACGCCCACGTCGTCGCGGGTGCGATTCGGGTGCAGGTGGAACTCCCGGTCACGGCCGGGGACTCCCGTGACGTGCCGCGACGCTCGGTGCTCAGGCCCACGGGCCGCACCGTCGGCGCGCGCGTCGTCGCCATCGATGATGAAACGGATCTCGCGGTGCTCAAGGTGGACGTGAAGGGCCTGCCCGCGCTGATGTTCGGGGATTCCGACGCGCTGAAGCCGGGGCAGATCGTCATGGCGTTCGGCAGCCCCCTGGGGCTGGCGGCCTCGGTGTCGATGGGGGTGGTGAGCGCGGTGGCGCGGCAGCTCGAGCCGGAAGACCCGATGGTCTACATCCAGACCGACGCGCCGATCAATCCAGGCAGCAGCGGCGGGCCGCTGGTCGACACCGACGGGCGGGTCGTGGGCGTCAACACGCTCATCTACTCGCAGTCCGGCGGCAACGAAGGCATTGGCTTCGCCGCGCCGAGCAACATCGTTCGGAACGTCTTCGAGCAGATCCGCGCCACCGGCCGCGTGCGGCGCGGGGAGATCGCCGTCGACACGCAGACGATTACTCCGGTCATGGCGGAGGGGCTCGGACTGGCGCAGGACTGGGGCGTCATCGTCGCGCACGTCGATCCCGCCGGGTCGGGCGCGCGCGCGGGCCTGCAGGTGGGAGACATCGTGACGTCGCTCGACGGCAAGGCCATGGAAAACGGGCGGCAGTTCCGCGTGAACTTCTACACGCGTGGCGTCGGCGACGTCGTGACGCTCCAGGTGCTGCGAGGGGAGCGGCGGTTGACGCTCCGCGTGCCGGTCGCCGAGCGGGCTGACGACCCGATGCGCTTTGCGGGCATGGTCCGGCCGGAAGACCACCTGGTGGCGAAGCTGGGCATCCTGGGGCTGAACATGGATGAACGAATCGCGGGGATGCTTCCAGGCCTGCTGCACCCCGAAGGTGTCGTGGTCGCTGCGGCTGCCGCCGATGCGCCGATCTCTCGGCAGGGCGCGCTCCATCCGGGCGACGTCGTCCACGCGCTGAACGGCCGCGCGGTGACGTCACTCACCGGCCTGCGCGCCGCGCTCACGGCGCTCAAGCCCGGGGCGCCGGCCGTGCTGCAGATCGAACGGGACGGGCGGCTGATGTATCTGGCGTTCGCGCTCGAGTGA
- the aspS gene encoding aspartate--tRNA ligase, with the protein MAEPLGDTYRTHTCGELRPEHAGRDVILLGWAHRVRDLGSLVFIDVRDRYGVTQVVARNAIAEVAKRVRGEFVIAVTGTVEQRAAEAVNPKVATGEIEVAAREIRILSEARSPVIPIADESATINEDVRLRYRYLDLRRPRMQHNLELRHRVLLAVRNYFDAQGFLEIETPILTKSTPEGARDYLVPSRIHPGEFFALPQSPQILKQILMISGMDRYFQIVKCFRDEDLRADRQPEFTQVDVEMSFATRELVFGVIEPLIVAMFRLIGQEPVTPFRRMSYAEAIARYGSDKPDLRVEMPIEDLSTLFSASPFPPFRDALAAKGAVRAIAVPGAARFSRRETDELTEQAKQLGASGLIWARAAEGTVQSSALKALGEDALRAALQQAKAQPGDLLLMAAGEPEATSKLLGQLRLLLAKKLDLLKPADFRFLWVVDFPLLEWSEEDGRYFAMHHPFTSPLDEDLARMESEPGAVRAKAYDLVLNGTEIGGGSIRIHDQQLQSRMFRLLGIAEEEAKARFGFFLEALQYGTPPHGGIALGVDRLVMLLAGEQSIRDVMAFPKTAQAVDLMAGAPSPVDQRQLRELHLQIRKGT; encoded by the coding sequence ATGGCGGAACCGCTAGGCGACACCTACCGTACCCACACATGCGGCGAGCTGCGTCCCGAGCACGCCGGCAGGGACGTGATCCTGCTCGGGTGGGCGCACCGCGTCCGCGATCTCGGCTCGCTCGTGTTCATCGACGTGAGGGACCGGTACGGGGTCACGCAAGTCGTCGCGCGCAATGCCATTGCAGAGGTGGCAAAACGCGTGCGCGGAGAGTTCGTCATCGCGGTGACAGGAACCGTCGAGCAGCGCGCGGCCGAGGCGGTGAACCCGAAGGTGGCCACCGGCGAGATCGAAGTGGCGGCGCGCGAGATCCGCATCCTGAGCGAGGCCCGGTCTCCCGTGATTCCGATCGCGGACGAGTCGGCGACGATCAATGAAGACGTGCGCCTGCGCTACCGCTATCTCGACCTGCGCCGCCCGCGTATGCAGCACAATCTCGAGCTGCGGCACCGTGTGCTCCTTGCCGTCCGGAATTACTTCGACGCGCAGGGATTTCTCGAGATCGAGACCCCCATCCTGACCAAGTCCACGCCGGAAGGGGCGCGCGACTACCTGGTGCCGAGCCGCATCCACCCCGGCGAGTTCTTCGCGCTGCCGCAGTCCCCCCAGATCCTCAAGCAGATCCTGATGATCTCGGGGATGGACCGCTACTTCCAGATCGTGAAGTGCTTCCGCGACGAGGACCTGCGCGCCGACCGCCAGCCCGAGTTCACGCAGGTGGACGTCGAAATGTCCTTCGCCACCCGCGAGCTGGTCTTCGGCGTCATCGAGCCGCTCATCGTCGCGATGTTCCGGCTGATCGGGCAGGAGCCGGTGACGCCGTTCCGGCGGATGTCCTATGCGGAGGCGATCGCGCGCTACGGGTCAGACAAGCCGGACCTCCGCGTCGAGATGCCGATCGAGGATCTCTCGACGCTGTTTTCGGCATCGCCGTTCCCGCCGTTCCGCGATGCGCTCGCCGCGAAGGGGGCCGTCCGCGCGATTGCCGTGCCTGGCGCGGCGAGGTTCTCGCGCCGCGAGACCGATGAGCTGACGGAGCAGGCGAAACAGCTCGGGGCGTCGGGACTGATCTGGGCGCGCGCGGCGGAAGGCACGGTGCAGAGCTCCGCGCTGAAGGCGCTTGGCGAAGACGCCCTGCGCGCCGCGCTGCAGCAGGCGAAGGCGCAACCCGGTGACCTGCTGCTGATGGCGGCCGGCGAGCCGGAGGCGACCTCGAAACTGCTCGGCCAGCTCCGGCTGCTGCTCGCGAAGAAGCTCGATCTGCTGAAGCCGGCCGACTTCCGCTTCCTGTGGGTCGTGGACTTCCCGCTGCTCGAGTGGAGCGAGGAGGACGGGCGCTACTTCGCGATGCACCATCCATTCACCTCGCCGCTCGACGAGGATCTGGCGCGCATGGAGAGCGAGCCCGGGGCGGTGCGCGCCAAGGCGTACGATCTGGTGCTGAACGGGACGGAAATCGGCGGCGGGAGCATCCGGATTCACGATCAGCAGCTCCAGTCGCGCATGTTCCGGCTGCTCGGGATTGCCGAGGAAGAAGCGAAGGCGCGGTTCGGGTTCTTCCTCGAGGCGCTTCAGTACGGCACGCCGCCGCACGGCGGCATCGCGCTCGGGGTCGACCGGCTGGTCATGCTGCTCGCCGGCGAGCAGTCGATCCGCGATGTCATGGCGTTCCCGAAAACGGCCCAGGCCGTCGATCTCATGGCGGGGGCGCCATCGCCGGTCGATCAGCGCCAGCTCCGGGAACTCCACTTGCAGATTCGGAAAGGCACGTAA
- the moaA gene encoding GTP 3',8-cyclase MoaA → MLRDSLGRPLRSLRLSVTDRCNLRCQYCMPEEDYVWLPREHVLNYDEMVRITDAFTDAGVDRVRLTGGEPLLRRNLPALIEALAARPALADLALTTNGVLLAAQAAALRAAGLHRLTVSLDTLRRERYLQISGVDGLAASLAGIDAALAAGFPPPKLDTVVIRGLNDDEMAPLLEYARGIGSEIRFIEYMDVGGATHWTMDQVVSRREMLEIVERRYGPAAPVEEESSAPASRFRLSDGTVFGIIASTTEPFCRTCDRSRVTADGVWLLCLYALSGTDLRGPLRAGATRDDLRQIIETVWKWRTDRGAEERRTAKRRDVLIPLAALKRNAHLEMHTRGG, encoded by the coding sequence ATGCTCCGCGACTCCCTTGGACGCCCGCTGCGCAGCCTGCGGCTCTCGGTGACCGACCGCTGCAACCTTCGCTGCCAGTACTGCATGCCGGAGGAAGACTACGTCTGGCTGCCGCGCGAGCACGTGCTGAACTATGACGAGATGGTACGCATCACCGACGCGTTCACCGACGCCGGCGTGGATCGCGTGCGCCTCACCGGTGGAGAGCCGCTGCTGCGGCGGAACCTTCCCGCGCTGATCGAAGCCCTTGCCGCGCGACCGGCGCTGGCCGACTTGGCGCTCACCACCAACGGCGTGCTGCTGGCCGCGCAGGCGGCCGCGCTCCGCGCGGCGGGGCTGCACCGGCTGACCGTCAGCCTCGATACGCTCAGGCGGGAACGCTACCTGCAGATTTCCGGCGTCGATGGGCTCGCGGCCTCGCTGGCCGGCATCGACGCCGCGCTCGCCGCCGGCTTCCCACCGCCGAAGCTCGACACCGTCGTCATCCGCGGCCTGAACGATGACGAGATGGCGCCGCTGCTGGAATACGCGCGCGGGATCGGGTCGGAGATCCGGTTCATCGAGTACATGGACGTGGGGGGCGCCACGCACTGGACGATGGACCAGGTGGTGTCGCGACGCGAGATGCTCGAGATCGTCGAGCGGCGCTACGGCCCGGCCGCGCCCGTGGAGGAGGAATCCTCGGCGCCCGCGTCGCGGTTCCGCCTGTCGGACGGCACGGTCTTCGGCATCATCGCCTCCACCACCGAGCCGTTCTGCCGCACCTGCGACCGCAGCCGCGTCACCGCGGATGGCGTCTGGCTGCTGTGCCTGTACGCGTTGAGCGGGACGGACCTCCGCGGCCCGCTACGCGCCGGCGCAACGCGCGATGACCTGCGCCAGATCATCGAGACCGTGTGGAAGTGGCGTACCGATCGTGGCGCCGAGGAGCGCCGCACGGCGAAGCGCCGTGACGTGCTGATTCCGCTTGCCGCCCTCAAGCGCAACGCGCACCTGGAGATGCACACCCGCGGCGGATAG
- a CDS encoding amidohydrolase encodes MIAAAVLCACAAPLVGSAQKQKPAASKAAAKPANADPRLDRLKQEAAAEVDARADLAQQMVDSIFSFGELGFQEVETHRYLVDILKKNGFTVEEGIAGVPTAFMATWGSGKPVIALGSDIDGIPQSSQKPGVAYHDPLVEGAPGHGEGHNSGQALNLVAAIAVKKLMERDGIKGTIRIWPGTAEELVGTKAYFVRDGYFKDVDVALFTHVGNNLGVSWGQRDGNGLVSVEYTFVGETAHSAGAPWRGRSALDAVELMNAGWNYRREHLRLQQRSHYVIRNGGDQPNVVPRTASVWYYFRETTYPRIKEMWAIGDRIAQGAAMMTDTTLQPSRVLGSAWPQHFNKVVAETTYANIQKVGLPQWSEDDQKLARALQKELKTAERGLDTELSKLTGPVPDEDNRGGGSDDIGDVSWVVPTVTLRFPSNIPGLPGHNWANAIAMATPIAHKGVVAGAKVQAMTMLDLLLTPDLVAQAWDYYRNVQTSDQKYEPLVRPQDRPAIDLNKEIMDRYRPAMKKYYYDATKYKTYLEQLGIGYPTVR; translated from the coding sequence ATGATTGCCGCCGCGGTGCTGTGCGCCTGTGCCGCTCCGCTTGTCGGCAGTGCGCAGAAACAGAAGCCCGCGGCGTCGAAGGCCGCGGCGAAGCCGGCGAACGCGGATCCGCGGCTCGACCGGCTGAAGCAGGAGGCCGCGGCGGAGGTCGACGCCCGCGCCGACCTCGCCCAGCAGATGGTGGACTCCATCTTCAGCTTCGGAGAGCTGGGCTTCCAGGAGGTTGAGACGCACCGCTACCTCGTGGACATCCTCAAGAAGAACGGGTTCACCGTGGAGGAGGGGATTGCCGGCGTGCCGACCGCCTTCATGGCGACGTGGGGCTCCGGCAAGCCGGTCATCGCGCTCGGGTCCGACATCGACGGCATCCCGCAATCCTCGCAGAAGCCCGGCGTCGCCTATCACGACCCGCTCGTCGAAGGCGCGCCCGGTCACGGCGAAGGGCACAACTCCGGCCAGGCGCTCAACCTCGTCGCGGCGATCGCGGTGAAGAAGCTGATGGAGCGCGACGGGATCAAAGGCACGATCAGGATCTGGCCCGGCACGGCCGAGGAGCTCGTGGGCACGAAGGCCTACTTCGTGCGCGACGGCTACTTCAAGGATGTCGACGTGGCGCTCTTCACGCACGTCGGCAATAACCTCGGCGTCTCCTGGGGACAGCGCGACGGCAACGGCCTCGTCTCCGTCGAGTACACGTTCGTCGGCGAGACGGCCCACAGCGCCGGCGCGCCCTGGCGCGGCCGCAGCGCGCTTGACGCCGTGGAGCTGATGAACGCGGGCTGGAACTACCGCCGCGAGCACCTGCGCCTCCAGCAGCGCTCGCACTACGTGATCCGCAACGGCGGCGATCAGCCCAACGTCGTCCCGCGCACGGCCTCCGTCTGGTACTACTTCCGCGAGACGACGTATCCGCGCATCAAGGAGATGTGGGCGATCGGCGATCGCATCGCGCAGGGAGCGGCGATGATGACCGACACCACCCTCCAGCCGTCGCGCGTGCTCGGCTCCGCCTGGCCGCAGCACTTCAACAAGGTCGTGGCGGAGACCACTTACGCCAACATCCAGAAGGTCGGGCTGCCGCAGTGGAGTGAGGACGATCAGAAGCTGGCCAGGGCGTTGCAGAAGGAGTTGAAGACGGCGGAACGCGGCCTGGACACCGAGTTGAGCAAGCTGACCGGCCCCGTGCCCGATGAAGACAACCGGGGCGGTGGCTCGGACGACATCGGGGACGTGTCATGGGTCGTGCCGACCGTCACGCTCCGCTTCCCGTCGAACATTCCCGGCTTGCCCGGGCACAACTGGGCGAATGCCATCGCGATGGCGACGCCGATCGCGCACAAGGGAGTCGTCGCGGGCGCGAAGGTCCAGGCCATGACCATGCTGGACCTGCTGCTGACGCCGGACCTGGTGGCGCAGGCGTGGGACTATTACCGGAACGTTCAGACCAGCGACCAGAAGTACGAACCGCTCGTCCGCCCGCAGGACAGACCGGCGATCGACTTGAACAAGGAGATCATGGACCGCTACCGGCCGGCGATGAAGAAGTACTACTATGACGCAACGAAGTACAAGACGTACCTGGAGCAGCTGGGGATCGGATACCCGACGGTCAGATAG
- a CDS encoding PhoH family protein: MESLVGPLDENLKNIEATFSVRLRTNGNHVLVEGDPDDVAKAERVLAQLTSMMRNGHTITSADVRTATRLIEQDETVEVRDVISKEVAVQSGKKQIVAKSINQKRYLDAIDKYDVVFGVGPAGTGKTYLAMAQAVAALLSKRVSRIILARPAVEAGEKLGFLPGDLQEKVNPYLRPLYDALYDMLDTERVERLIERGTIEIAPIAFMRGRTLNDAFVILDEAQNTTSEQMKMFLTRLGFGSKAVITGDVTQIDLPSGRMSGLVEALRVVERIEGIGIVFFDDRDVVRHPLVQRIVKAYESFTNGKS; the protein is encoded by the coding sequence ATGGAATCCCTCGTCGGCCCTCTCGATGAGAACCTCAAGAACATCGAAGCGACTTTCAGCGTGCGCCTGCGCACCAACGGCAACCACGTCCTCGTCGAAGGGGACCCGGACGACGTGGCGAAGGCCGAGCGCGTGCTGGCGCAGCTGACATCGATGATGCGGAACGGCCACACGATCACGAGTGCAGACGTGAGGACGGCGACGCGGCTCATCGAGCAGGACGAAACCGTCGAGGTCAGGGACGTGATCTCGAAGGAGGTCGCCGTCCAGTCTGGCAAGAAGCAGATTGTCGCCAAGAGCATCAACCAGAAGCGATATCTCGATGCCATCGACAAGTACGACGTCGTGTTTGGCGTCGGGCCGGCGGGCACCGGCAAGACGTACCTGGCGATGGCGCAGGCCGTGGCGGCGCTGCTGTCCAAGCGGGTGAGCCGGATCATCCTGGCGCGGCCGGCGGTCGAAGCGGGCGAGAAGCTCGGGTTCCTGCCGGGCGACCTGCAGGAAAAAGTCAACCCGTACCTGCGGCCGCTCTACGACGCGTTGTACGACATGCTCGACACCGAGCGCGTCGAGCGGCTGATCGAGCGGGGCACGATCGAGATCGCGCCCATCGCGTTCATGCGCGGGCGCACGCTCAACGATGCGTTCGTCATCCTGGACGAGGCGCAGAACACCACGTCGGAGCAGATGAAGATGTTCCTCACGCGCCTCGGGTTCGGCTCGAAGGCCGTGATCACCGGCGACGTGACGCAGATCGACCTGCCGTCGGGCCGCATGTCCGGGCTGGTCGAGGCGCTCCGCGTGGTGGAGAGAATCGAAGGCATCGGCATCGTGTTTTTCGACGACCGTGACGTCGTGCGCCACCCGCTGGTCCAGCGCATCGTGAAGGCGTACGAGTCGTTTACGAACGGGAAGTCCTAG
- a CDS encoding ABC transporter ATP-binding protein translates to MTDIAVQAVDLTKHFGRVRALEGLTLEVGRGEIFGFLGANGAGKTTTIRLLLDLLRPTRGRALLNGHDCRRNSLAARASVGYLPGEMPVYPDATARQLIAFLASLVPQPLDVAWLDTLQRRFGLTDAVLDRRLVQLSHGMKQKVGLVQALVRRPPIVILDEPTAGLDPLMIEAFSETVADLRAAGHTVFLSSHVLSEVERLCDRIALVASGRLVKLASIDEIRRDFPRRVRVTFAGAAPSPPALPGVVVLQVSDREWRLEVRGELGPVLGAVEGAQIADVQIENFRLEDYILGLYEERP, encoded by the coding sequence ATGACCGACATCGCCGTCCAGGCCGTCGATCTCACCAAGCACTTCGGGCGCGTGCGGGCGCTCGAGGGGTTGACGCTCGAAGTCGGGCGCGGCGAGATCTTCGGCTTTCTCGGCGCGAACGGCGCCGGCAAGACCACCACGATCCGACTGTTGCTCGATCTGCTGCGCCCGACTCGCGGGCGCGCGCTCCTCAATGGCCATGACTGCCGCCGCAACAGCCTGGCGGCACGCGCGAGCGTCGGATACCTGCCCGGCGAGATGCCGGTGTACCCGGACGCGACGGCGCGGCAGCTCATCGCTTTTCTCGCCAGCCTGGTGCCGCAACCGCTCGACGTGGCCTGGCTCGACACGCTGCAGCGGCGTTTTGGCCTGACCGACGCGGTGCTCGACCGCCGGCTCGTGCAGCTCTCGCACGGAATGAAACAGAAGGTCGGCCTGGTTCAGGCGCTCGTGCGGCGGCCGCCGATCGTCATTCTCGATGAGCCGACAGCGGGGCTCGATCCGCTGATGATCGAGGCGTTCTCAGAAACGGTCGCCGACCTGCGCGCCGCCGGGCACACCGTGTTTCTCTCGTCGCACGTGCTCTCGGAGGTCGAGCGGTTGTGCGATCGCATCGCGCTCGTGGCGTCGGGCCGCCTCGTGAAGCTCGCCAGCATCGACGAGATCCGCCGGGACTTCCCGCGCCGCGTGCGCGTGACCTTCGCCGGCGCGGCGCCTTCCCCGCCGGCGCTGCCCGGTGTCGTGGTACTACAGGTATCCGATCGCGAGTGGCGCCTGGAAGTGCGCGGCGAACTGGGCCCCGTCCTCGGAGCCGTGGAAGGGGCACAGATCGCGGACGTGCAGATCGAGAACTTCAGGCTCGAGGACTACATCCTGGGTCTCTACGAGGAGCGCCCGTAG
- a CDS encoding gamma carbonic anhydrase family protein produces the protein MIRPYRGITPAIDPSAFIDESAQIIGDVAIGAESSVWMNCVVRGDVNIVRIGRRTNLQDGTIVHVMRGTHETHLHDEVTVGHGVILHGCVIEDRCLIGMGAILLNGATVGHDSIVAAGSLVTEGTAVPPHSLVVGSPARVRRPLTEQEVASIRDYARRYVGYRMDYMPERTARRGAGGECPEGAPPQR, from the coding sequence GTGATTCGCCCGTATCGCGGCATCACGCCGGCCATCGACCCCTCCGCGTTCATCGACGAAAGCGCCCAGATCATCGGGGACGTCGCGATCGGCGCGGAGAGCTCCGTCTGGATGAACTGCGTGGTTCGCGGCGACGTGAACATCGTCCGCATTGGCCGCCGCACCAACCTGCAGGACGGCACGATCGTCCACGTCATGCGCGGCACGCACGAGACGCACCTTCACGACGAGGTCACCGTCGGGCACGGCGTCATCCTCCACGGCTGCGTGATCGAGGATCGGTGCCTGATCGGCATGGGCGCGATCCTGCTCAATGGCGCCACCGTCGGCCACGACTCGATCGTGGCGGCCGGCTCGCTGGTGACCGAGGGGACGGCGGTCCCGCCGCACTCGCTCGTGGTCGGCAGCCCGGCGAGAGTGCGGAGGCCGCTGACCGAGCAGGAGGTCGCGTCGATCCGGGACTACGCGCGGCGCTACGTCGGCTACCGGATGGACTACATGCCGGAGCGCACCGCCAGGCGCGGCGCCGGAGGGGAGTGCCCCGAAGGGGCGCCGCCGCAGCGCTAA
- a CDS encoding ABC transporter permease subunit, whose protein sequence is MLLALLHRSFRRARALLMALAAVLAAFQVLVVLAAGYLHQQGGFSQVVALLPPMAQQLMGGVFSSFGSMVAFGYFHPVVIIVMVGLAIVVASEPAADVESGVVDLVLARPIRRGHLVTRSLLMLLLTTSIIASLMVAASWSSLQMLAPPGASLRAAVVAKLATNLVAVAWAAGALALAVASLAKRRGAAAGGVAIVVLALYLLNVLAEINPRIRPYAPLSPFHYYQPIGIVSGMGTRWAGDVSLLVGVAAVFAAVAFVAYSKRDL, encoded by the coding sequence GTGCTGCTGGCGCTCCTTCACCGATCGTTTCGCCGCGCCCGCGCGCTGCTCATGGCTCTGGCAGCGGTCCTCGCAGCGTTCCAGGTCCTCGTGGTGCTTGCCGCCGGGTACCTGCACCAGCAGGGGGGCTTCTCACAGGTCGTCGCGCTCCTCCCGCCGATGGCCCAGCAGCTCATGGGAGGGGTGTTTTCCTCCTTCGGCAGCATGGTCGCGTTCGGCTACTTCCACCCGGTGGTGATCATCGTGATGGTCGGCCTGGCGATCGTCGTGGCAAGCGAGCCGGCGGCCGACGTCGAGTCGGGCGTCGTGGACCTCGTGCTGGCACGCCCGATCCGCCGCGGTCACCTCGTCACGCGATCGTTGCTGATGCTGCTGCTGACCACCTCGATCATCGCCTCGCTGATGGTGGCCGCCTCCTGGTCCTCGCTCCAGATGCTGGCGCCGCCGGGGGCGAGCCTGCGAGCCGCGGTGGTCGCAAAGCTCGCCACGAACCTCGTCGCGGTCGCGTGGGCTGCAGGCGCACTCGCCCTCGCCGTCGCGTCGCTTGCCAAGCGCCGCGGCGCCGCGGCGGGCGGCGTCGCGATCGTCGTCCTCGCGCTGTACCTGCTCAACGTTCTCGCCGAGATCAACCCCCGCATCCGTCCGTACGCGCCGCTCTCGCCGTTTCACTACTACCAGCCGATCGGCATTGTGTCGGGAATGGGCACCCGGTGGGCCGGTGACGTATCGCTGCTGGTCGGCGTGGCTGCCGTGTTTGCGGCGGTGGCGTTTGTGGCGTACTCGAAGAGAGATCTCTGA
- the hisS gene encoding histidine--tRNA ligase: MDRRTQPARGMRDFLPDDIRRREHVIGVITRVYRAYGFEPLETPAVENIDTLLGKYGEEGNKLIFKILKRGEGESSGVADLALRYDLTVPLARVVAEHRGKLPKFFKRYQIQPVWRADRPARGRFREFYQCDVDVVGSTSMVVEAELCAAVADVLRELGFREFVIRLNHRRLLRGMLDAFGIAEPQHEQALIAVDKLDKVGREGVAAEFATRGIPAAAGGRLLDTFEAIAALRGSVREARPFNQRAVETLSAGVGDGASRALAELAEIVALSAGTSAGDYLAIDPSLARGLSYYTGAIFEIAVGDLAGSLGGGGRYDGLVGMFLGEDVPACGFSLGLERILVVMTERKMFPPAVTRGAADVLVTLFEGEPPADALAVAAMLRQAGLRVDVYPEADKIGKQLKLASARGIRFAAIVGESERQADSVTIKDLTAGGQQTMSRARAASYVSALLNPEP, encoded by the coding sequence ATGGACCGACGCACCCAGCCCGCGCGCGGCATGCGCGACTTCCTTCCGGACGATATCCGCAGGCGCGAGCACGTGATCGGCGTCATCACGCGCGTGTACCGCGCGTACGGATTCGAGCCGCTCGAGACCCCCGCCGTCGAGAACATCGACACGTTGCTCGGGAAGTACGGCGAGGAAGGCAACAAGCTCATTTTCAAGATCCTGAAGCGCGGGGAGGGAGAATCGAGCGGTGTCGCCGACCTCGCGCTGCGCTACGACCTGACGGTCCCGCTCGCCCGCGTCGTCGCCGAGCACCGGGGCAAGCTGCCGAAGTTCTTCAAGCGGTACCAGATTCAGCCGGTCTGGCGCGCGGATCGCCCGGCGCGCGGGCGCTTTCGCGAGTTTTACCAGTGCGACGTCGACGTCGTCGGATCGACGTCGATGGTCGTCGAAGCGGAATTGTGCGCCGCCGTCGCCGACGTGCTGCGGGAGCTGGGTTTCCGCGAGTTCGTGATCCGGTTGAACCACCGCCGGCTGCTGCGAGGCATGCTCGACGCGTTCGGCATCGCCGAACCACAACACGAGCAGGCGCTGATCGCGGTGGACAAGCTGGACAAGGTGGGACGCGAAGGGGTCGCCGCGGAATTCGCGACGCGTGGAATCCCGGCCGCCGCAGGCGGGCGGCTGCTCGACACGTTCGAGGCCATCGCAGCGCTTCGCGGGAGCGTGCGGGAGGCGCGTCCCTTCAACCAGCGGGCGGTGGAGACGTTGAGCGCCGGCGTGGGAGACGGCGCCTCGCGCGCCCTCGCGGAGCTCGCGGAGATCGTCGCGCTGTCGGCGGGCACGAGCGCGGGCGATTACCTCGCGATCGATCCCAGCCTCGCGCGCGGCCTGTCGTACTACACGGGTGCGATTTTCGAGATTGCCGTCGGGGACCTCGCCGGCAGCCTCGGCGGGGGAGGGCGTTACGACGGCCTGGTCGGCATGTTCCTGGGAGAGGACGTTCCCGCCTGCGGGTTTTCGCTCGGCCTCGAGCGCATCCTCGTCGTGATGACCGAGCGCAAGATGTTCCCGCCGGCCGTGACGCGCGGCGCCGCCGATGTGCTCGTCACGCTCTTCGAAGGGGAGCCCCCCGCCGACGCGCTCGCCGTCGCCGCCATGCTGCGGCAGGCGGGATTGCGCGTGGACGTGTACCCGGAGGCGGACAAGATTGGCAAGCAATTGAAGCTGGCCTCCGCGCGCGGCATCCGCTTCGCCGCCATCGTCGGCGAATCGGAGCGCCAGGCGGACAGCGTTACCATTAAAGATCTGACGGCAGGGGGCCAGCAGACGATGTCGCGCGCGCGCGCCGCGTCATACGTGTCGGCGCTCCTGAATCCCGAACCGTGA